One region of Ictalurus furcatus strain D&B chromosome 17, Billie_1.0, whole genome shotgun sequence genomic DNA includes:
- the hspb12 gene encoding heat shock protein beta-7 — translation MASLTSCSSSRSSSSSFRSSARYSCSSVTSIQTEASSPPPDPLFMPFLDQRVTALFGGHERDSESFMSERETFGGCQGDRKSHTGGYQGDWRHGDTHGAIWVDDRYYMSADVSRFEPHDIVVMAFNSSVVIHAEKVGDDGCVTDKFTHKSSLPEDMDPLSVSGTLTAEGVLVISVKSTSRSQSRP, via the exons ATGGCCTCCCTGACCAGCTGCTCTTCCTCTCGCTCGTCCTCATCCTCGTTCCGTTCTTCAGCGAGGTACAGCTGCAGCAGTGTCACGTCCATCCAAACAGAagcttcctctcctcctccagaTCCCCTCTTCATGCCTTTCTTGGATCAGAGAGTGACGGCGCTTTTTGGGGGTCACGAACGCGACTCGGAGTCGTtcatgagcgagagagaaacgTTCGGAGGTTGCCAGGGAGACAGGAAATCCCACACGGGGGGTTACCAAGGTGACTGGAGGCATGGAGACACACACG GAGCAATCTGGGTGGACGATCGCTATTACATGTCAGCGGACGTCAGTCGATTTGAGCCGCATGATATAGTGGTGATGGCCTTCAACAGCAGCGTCGTCATTCACGCTGAGAAA GTTGGAGACGATGGCTGTGTCACAGACAAGTTTACCCACAAGTCTTCGCTGCCAGAGGACATGGACCCTCTGTCTGTAAGCGGGACTCTGACGGCGGAGGGCGTGCTCGTGATCAGCGTGAAAAGCACGTCCAGATCCCAGTCACGTCCCTGA